The following are encoded in a window of Brevibacillus ruminantium genomic DNA:
- a CDS encoding DUF188 domain-containing protein, which yields MQEKRVLIDADACPRQVLAIAKRTCAEKGWSCITFASFNHQFTGENHVSVDAGPQAVDMKLANAATAGNIVVTQDIGLAALILAKRAKAVSPHGTIFESERISFFLEERNEKARFRRGGGRTRGPAARSTADDVRFSRALQKLMEESED from the coding sequence ATGCAAGAGAAGCGCGTATTGATTGATGCCGACGCCTGTCCACGCCAGGTTTTGGCTATTGCCAAAAGAACATGTGCGGAAAAAGGCTGGTCTTGCATCACGTTCGCCAGTTTCAATCATCAATTCACAGGCGAGAATCATGTTTCCGTTGACGCAGGACCGCAGGCGGTCGATATGAAGCTGGCCAATGCGGCAACCGCAGGTAATATCGTAGTGACGCAGGATATCGGACTGGCTGCACTGATTTTAGCCAAAAGAGCGAAGGCAGTCTCCCCGCATGGGACGATCTTTGAGTCGGAGAGAATATCGTTTTTTTTGGAGGAGAGAAATGAAAAAGCCCGCTTTCGCAGGGGCGGCGGGAGAACCAGGGGGCCGGCAGCTCGAAGTACAGCGGATGATGTGCGCTTCAGCCGAGCCCTGCAAAAATTGATGGAAGAATCGGAGGACTAG